A genomic region of Pirellulales bacterium contains the following coding sequences:
- a CDS encoding sugar O-acetyltransferase, with the protein MPSQRELMLAGEPYDPLDPELAAARLRARDLCHDLNATRPAQTDERRKILQSLFAAGGDSVWLEPPFHCDYGANIHLGERVYFNFNCVVLDVCRVTIGDFTMFGPAVQIYAATHPLNAALRRQQESGRPVEIGADVWVGGGAIICPGVRIGARTVVGAGSVVTRDLPADVFAAGNPCRVIRAIER; encoded by the coding sequence ATGCCCTCCCAACGCGAACTCATGCTCGCGGGCGAGCCGTACGACCCGCTCGACCCCGAACTTGCCGCCGCCCGCCTGCGCGCTCGCGACCTGTGCCACGACCTGAACGCCACGCGCCCGGCGCAAACTGACGAGCGTCGAAAAATCTTGCAATCGCTCTTCGCCGCCGGCGGAGATTCGGTCTGGCTCGAACCGCCGTTCCATTGCGACTATGGCGCCAACATCCATCTGGGCGAGCGCGTCTATTTCAACTTCAACTGTGTCGTGCTCGACGTCTGTCGGGTGACCATCGGCGATTTCACCATGTTCGGCCCCGCCGTCCAGATTTACGCCGCCACGCACCCGTTGAACGCCGCGCTCCGCCGCCAGCAAGAGTCGGGCCGCCCCGTCGAGATCGGCGCCGATGTCTGGGTCGGCGGCGGCGCCATCATCTGCCCCGGCGTGCGCATCGGCGCACGCACGGTGGTTGGCGCCGGCAGCGTCGTCACGCGCGATCTGCCGGCCGACGTCTTCGCCGCCGGCAACCCCTGCCGCGTCATCCGCGCCATCGAACGGTAG
- a CDS encoding MIP family channel protein, which translates to MRTTLWRELAAEFLGTLVLVTFGVAVVAQVVLGTGEFGTYLSINFGWGLAVAMGIYVAGGVSGAHLNPAVTLALALFRGFSWAKVAPFIVTQVAAAFVASSLVFVTYHEALDYHDGGQRQIEGPKGTAGIWATYPNARGYLSNVPGGLVDQIVGAALFVGVTFALGDQRNNAPPAWLGPLTAGTLVALIGMTFGYNAGYAINPARDFGPRLFTAVAGWGGGVFRASDGWWWIPIAGPMIGGAVGGLIYEVFIGWHHPAVEPGDIGRIDSRD; encoded by the coding sequence ATGCGCACCACCCTTTGGCGAGAGTTGGCCGCCGAGTTTCTCGGCACGCTGGTCCTGGTCACCTTTGGCGTCGCCGTCGTCGCCCAGGTCGTCCTCGGCACGGGCGAGTTCGGCACGTATCTCTCCATCAACTTCGGTTGGGGGCTGGCCGTGGCGATGGGCATCTATGTCGCCGGTGGCGTCTCCGGCGCCCATCTCAATCCCGCGGTCACGCTCGCCCTGGCCCTGTTTCGCGGCTTCTCCTGGGCCAAGGTCGCTCCCTTCATCGTCACGCAGGTGGCCGCCGCCTTTGTCGCCTCGTCCCTGGTGTTTGTCACCTATCACGAAGCCCTCGACTACCACGACGGCGGCCAACGCCAGATCGAAGGCCCCAAAGGCACCGCCGGCATCTGGGCCACCTACCCCAACGCCCGCGGCTATCTGAGCAACGTGCCGGGCGGACTCGTCGATCAGATCGTCGGCGCCGCGCTGTTCGTCGGCGTCACCTTCGCGCTGGGAGACCAACGCAACAACGCCCCCCCCGCCTGGCTCGGTCCTCTCACCGCTGGCACGCTGGTCGCGCTCATCGGCATGACCTTCGGCTACAACGCCGGCTACGCCATCAACCCGGCTCGCGACTTTGGCCCGCGACTCTTCACCGCGGTCGCCGGTTGGGGCGGCGGCGTCTTCCGCGCCAGCGATGGCTGGTGGTGGATTCCCATCGCCGGCCCCATGATCGGCGGCGCGGTCGGCGGTCTCATCTACGAAGTCTTCATCGGCTGGCATCATCCGGCCGTCGAACCGGGAGACATCGGCCGCATCGACAGCCGAGACTGA